A window of Kiritimatiellaceae bacterium contains these coding sequences:
- a CDS encoding Gfo/Idh/MocA family oxidoreductase — MSGHHIPGSLKLDFFTEEDLQATKGAEEKKIRLAVIGAGAMGQEHIWTALRTKRAVVRGLYDPNELSLQSAAKWFADYSSVIKYRSIAEAVADPEVDAVIIATPNYTHLEVVQEVAASGKPILLEKPMTTTSREGWEVVKIAEAYPSVFQVGLEYRQKCTYMLAIDELNNRGTIGKPCMISMIENRFPFLDKVGQWNKFSKYSGGTLVEKCCHYFDLFNVCAGPDALPVSVYASGGAAVNFLDFEFRGEKSDILDHAFVLVEYDNGVRACLNECMFSYGVADSEELIINGTAGRIRVVDKPDHKLEIWRRGNLPSFCGHVTFPPHVAETGNHGGSTFLEHETFYDAIAGKPVCYPTARDGFWSVVVGEAAERSIQSKAIVKISDILKEAGAAGATRRV; from the coding sequence ATGAGCGGACATCATATTCCAGGCAGTCTCAAGTTGGATTTTTTTACAGAAGAGGATCTTCAGGCGACTAAAGGAGCCGAGGAGAAAAAAATACGTTTAGCGGTCATTGGCGCAGGTGCTATGGGACAAGAGCATATCTGGACCGCCTTGAGGACAAAGCGTGCGGTTGTCCGCGGACTCTATGACCCCAATGAGCTGAGTTTGCAATCCGCAGCCAAATGGTTCGCGGATTATTCCAGTGTCATCAAATACCGCAGTATAGCAGAAGCGGTAGCCGACCCAGAGGTCGATGCTGTCATTATTGCCACCCCAAACTACACACACCTTGAAGTGGTACAGGAGGTTGCTGCCAGCGGTAAACCGATTTTGTTGGAAAAGCCGATGACGACGACGAGTCGCGAAGGTTGGGAAGTGGTGAAAATAGCAGAAGCTTATCCTTCTGTTTTTCAGGTGGGTTTGGAATACAGGCAGAAATGTACATACATGCTGGCTATTGATGAGTTGAACAATCGAGGAACGATCGGCAAGCCATGTATGATCTCTATGATCGAGAACAGATTTCCTTTTCTGGATAAAGTAGGACAATGGAATAAATTTTCGAAGTATTCCGGCGGAACTTTAGTCGAAAAATGCTGCCATTATTTTGATTTATTTAATGTTTGTGCCGGACCGGATGCCTTGCCGGTCAGTGTCTATGCCAGCGGGGGAGCGGCCGTGAATTTTCTGGATTTTGAATTCCGCGGGGAAAAATCAGATATTCTGGATCACGCATTTGTTCTGGTTGAATACGACAATGGAGTCCGCGCCTGTCTGAACGAGTGTATGTTTTCCTATGGTGTTGCCGATTCGGAAGAGCTCATTATTAACGGCACGGCCGGACGGATTCGCGTTGTGGATAAACCGGATCATAAACTGGAAATCTGGCGACGGGGTAATTTGCCCAGTTTCTGCGGGCATGTAACATTTCCGCCGCATGTAGCAGAAACCGGTAATCATGGCGGATCGACGTTTCTTGAACACGAAACATTTTACGATGCAATTGCAGGGAAGCCGGTGTGTTATCCGACTGCACGCGACGGATTCTGGTCTGTGGTGGTAGGAGAAGCCGCTGAGCGTTCGATCCAATCGAAGGCGATTGTAAAAATATCGGATATTCTTAAAGAGGCCGGGGCTGCCGGGGCTACCCGGAGGGTTTAG
- a CDS encoding CehA/McbA family metallohydrolase, whose product MAVYLLLGFIALQPLRSATLAEGSGLTVPVRNQVQADASAVAEDVDKKYGTICLLENDENPAGEFSQCTFVYTAGSEGVKIGESICLRWDYWRTASAFEPKPEVDIKTQNGAVLSGVAEPYKNATWPKPIYTPLAVLKVDACKILPGEKVRIAFSMRFPEVNNLEGGIYAFILTADGKEIRLKNRIRLSACSRAPGKLFCTAEARPVKGQKGRVTIAVTDKYDNPVTNFSGTVQISCSAETDLPMSYTFKESDRGFKHFEAIFQPDVVTRITASYKSIKSVSNPVLPREKTEPGIFFGDIHVHCEISTDAVGSPDHAYEHARNFCGLDFAALSDHSPREEKYKELIAAGNRHNVPLHFPTMIGFEWSSGRYGHRNVYYPDDKGPEQPKGGDNTAPWWKFLDEHHVRALTVPHHSNMRGGLKADGSYVWGPLDWSKSNDKYQRIVEIDQNRGSSEAPGGPNPELRIVFPEDVGSSVQTALSMGHRLGFIGSTDTHWGRPGIGEGMAVILSSELARESLFNSLYDRHCYAVSGARILVFFTVNGFPMGSEIKLSPKDQRTISFRAIGTGSIKKVELLRNNEVIKTWDGTGDDISGGLSVTDELGRGEWYYIRITQADAQMAWSSPVWVDIKK is encoded by the coding sequence ATGGCTGTTTATCTGTTGCTGGGGTTTATCGCTTTGCAGCCGCTCCGATCCGCCACTCTTGCAGAAGGGTCAGGACTCACGGTTCCTGTAAGAAATCAAGTGCAAGCTGATGCGTCTGCGGTTGCTGAAGATGTGGATAAAAAATACGGAACCATTTGTTTGTTGGAGAACGATGAGAATCCTGCAGGCGAATTTTCACAATGTACTTTTGTGTATACTGCCGGTAGCGAAGGGGTGAAAATAGGTGAGTCGATTTGTTTGAGATGGGATTACTGGAGGACGGCATCCGCCTTTGAACCCAAGCCTGAAGTAGATATTAAAACGCAGAACGGCGCGGTTCTGAGTGGTGTCGCTGAACCCTATAAAAATGCAACCTGGCCCAAGCCTATATACACTCCGCTCGCTGTTTTGAAAGTGGACGCCTGCAAAATCCTGCCTGGAGAGAAAGTCCGTATTGCATTTTCCATGCGGTTCCCTGAGGTGAATAATTTAGAGGGCGGAATTTATGCCTTTATACTGACTGCCGATGGCAAGGAAATCCGGCTAAAGAACAGAATTCGTCTCAGTGCATGCAGCCGGGCTCCCGGGAAACTGTTCTGTACTGCTGAAGCGCGCCCGGTCAAGGGACAGAAAGGGCGGGTTACCATTGCGGTAACGGATAAATACGATAATCCGGTCACAAACTTCTCGGGTACGGTTCAAATATCTTGCAGTGCGGAAACCGACCTTCCCATGTCCTATACGTTTAAAGAATCGGATCGGGGCTTTAAACATTTTGAAGCCATCTTTCAGCCGGATGTGGTAACCAGAATTACCGCGTCGTATAAATCAATAAAAAGTGTAAGCAATCCGGTATTGCCCCGGGAAAAAACAGAACCGGGGATCTTCTTTGGGGACATTCATGTTCACTGTGAGATTTCAACGGACGCTGTGGGCTCGCCGGATCATGCGTATGAACATGCGCGTAATTTTTGCGGCTTGGATTTCGCGGCGTTGTCAGATCACTCGCCCCGGGAGGAAAAGTATAAGGAGTTGATAGCGGCTGGCAACCGGCATAACGTGCCTTTGCATTTTCCCACCATGATCGGGTTTGAATGGAGTTCTGGGCGCTATGGACACCGGAATGTTTATTATCCTGATGACAAAGGGCCAGAGCAGCCTAAAGGCGGCGACAACACGGCCCCTTGGTGGAAATTTCTTGATGAACACCATGTGCGAGCTCTCACTGTTCCTCATCATTCTAACATGCGGGGTGGCCTGAAGGCGGATGGGTCGTATGTGTGGGGCCCTTTGGATTGGTCAAAGAGTAATGATAAATACCAAAGAATCGTTGAAATTGATCAAAACCGAGGATCTTCTGAAGCCCCCGGCGGCCCGAATCCGGAGCTTCGTATTGTTTTTCCTGAGGATGTTGGATCCAGTGTGCAGACCGCGCTGTCAATGGGCCACCGGCTGGGGTTTATCGGTTCAACGGATACGCATTGGGGTCGGCCCGGTATTGGTGAGGGAATGGCGGTAATCCTCAGTTCCGAATTGGCGAGGGAATCCCTTTTTAACTCTCTGTATGACCGCCATTGTTATGCGGTCAGTGGAGCGCGTATCCTTGTATTTTTTACCGTAAACGGATTTCCGATGGGAAGTGAAATCAAGCTAAGTCCGAAAGACCAGAGAACTATTTCCTTTCGTGCAATCGGCACCGGTAGCATAAAAAAGGTCGAGCTTCTTCGAAATAATGAGGTAATTAAAACTTGGGATGGTACGGGTGATGATATAAGCGGCGGGCTGTCTGTTACAGACGAGCTGGGCAGGGGGGAATGGTACTATATTCGGATAACACAGGCAGATGCTCAGATGGCCTGGTCCAGTCCGGTCTGGGTGGATATAAAAAAATAA
- a CDS encoding SGNH/GDSL hydrolase family protein, whose protein sequence is MKIKTKVFSCLVLLLNVSAFAAADSYTYDCVTAEELRMRDGIPNFFVKIQSEKEIRIAYLGGSITEANGWRVKTMAWFKQQYPKARFVEINAAISGTGSDFSACRLDADVLPNKPDLVFLECRVNGGGGFERESVEGVVRQIWRDNPQTDICLIYTISLPMLKDIQAGKTPGFGRKMETIANHYGIPSIDLGVEIAKLEKEGKLTFKAAEPEQGKILFSKDGTHPGDEGHQIYGKIIARSMLKMQSQANVMKHTLGEPLDQNCWETASLLPVNATELSAGWVSVDEEDVNYNVKRTKDMLRKAVKCNQIGETITVRWNGTTVGFSDIPCGDGMVVEAVIDGKQPITMERKQTAERKNSRFWYLPAQSPGDHEVRYTIKQLPAGESFYAGQFLIVGTPIKR, encoded by the coding sequence ATGAAAATAAAGACGAAGGTTTTTTCCTGCTTGGTTTTATTATTAAACGTCTCAGCTTTTGCGGCTGCAGACTCCTACACATATGACTGTGTCACAGCAGAAGAATTGAGGATGCGAGACGGAATCCCTAACTTTTTTGTAAAAATTCAATCGGAAAAAGAGATCCGGATTGCTTACCTCGGAGGCAGTATCACTGAAGCAAACGGCTGGAGGGTCAAGACCATGGCCTGGTTTAAGCAACAGTATCCAAAGGCCCGTTTTGTGGAAATTAATGCGGCTATCTCAGGAACAGGGTCGGATTTTTCTGCCTGCCGGCTCGATGCCGATGTGTTGCCAAACAAACCGGATCTGGTTTTTCTGGAGTGCCGGGTAAATGGCGGCGGGGGCTTCGAGCGCGAATCTGTTGAAGGCGTCGTGCGGCAAATCTGGAGGGATAACCCTCAAACAGACATCTGCCTCATTTACACAATCTCGCTGCCGATGCTCAAAGATATTCAGGCGGGAAAGACGCCAGGGTTCGGACGAAAAATGGAAACTATAGCTAATCACTACGGCATTCCGAGCATTGATCTGGGAGTCGAAATCGCAAAACTCGAAAAGGAAGGAAAACTGACCTTTAAGGCCGCTGAACCGGAACAAGGCAAGATACTGTTTTCCAAAGACGGAACCCATCCCGGCGATGAAGGACACCAGATATACGGTAAGATCATCGCCCGCTCCATGCTTAAAATGCAGAGCCAAGCGAACGTGATGAAACACACATTGGGTGAACCGTTAGATCAAAACTGCTGGGAAACCGCATCATTGCTTCCAGTCAACGCGACGGAACTTAGTGCCGGCTGGGTTTCTGTGGATGAGGAAGACGTAAATTACAATGTCAAGCGTACCAAAGACATGTTGCGCAAAGCAGTAAAGTGCAATCAAATCGGAGAAACCATAACGGTCAGATGGAACGGAACTACCGTCGGATTTAGCGATATCCCATGCGGCGATGGCATGGTCGTTGAGGCCGTTATAGATGGAAAACAGCCGATTACTATGGAACGCAAGCAAACCGCGGAACGCAAGAACTCGCGCTTCTGGTACCTTCCTGCACAATCACCCGGAGACCATGAAGTTCGCTACACCATTAAACAGTTACCCGCCGGGGAATCCTTCTACGCCGGGCAGTTCCTGATTGTTGGCACTCCGATTAAACGGTAG
- a CDS encoding sugar isomerase produces MNIFTDHPKPKVKIGVLFLKRKRAGFVPEWGDHIEGLVRGQLKNSPFDVFIPEGKVVDGISMRQAMKVCEDKGCQVYIALQPTMSDGRMAPVLAQHSRAPVVFWATPEKQEGSMISACSLVGAHTFTATLAQTGHPFEFVYGMPGEAQTVRDFSNAVYRAYAYSLIRNGSAGLVGYHAPGFIDMHVDPASMKANLHTELFHISMHEFIDSIHAVSDEAAKADLKKMKQLGLLCEDDISEADLLLSSKYYLCMKEMMDTLPLNALSVRDWPELSSTQWPYLAMARLSSEGYAVACEGDTDGALSCLLGYAVGCGACYLSDWLEHDEHHITLWHGGAAPFQMCQGLDSKVPPKIARHFNNRNPAVVDATLKSGMPITLFRLWHLNGKYLFTAIEGETVEPKRHLKGTNGTGCFDSVDINDYFIRMVKAGFPHHPVIAEGHVKKHLYALMENLGIECKD; encoded by the coding sequence ATGAATATTTTTACAGATCATCCAAAGCCGAAAGTGAAAATCGGGGTTTTGTTTCTGAAGCGCAAACGCGCCGGGTTCGTGCCGGAATGGGGCGACCATATTGAAGGGTTGGTGCGCGGGCAGTTGAAGAACTCCCCCTTCGACGTGTTCATTCCGGAAGGGAAAGTTGTCGACGGCATCTCAATGCGGCAGGCTATGAAAGTCTGTGAAGACAAAGGCTGTCAGGTCTATATTGCACTCCAACCGACGATGAGCGATGGGCGTATGGCTCCGGTTCTTGCTCAGCACAGCCGTGCGCCGGTTGTGTTCTGGGCAACACCGGAAAAGCAGGAGGGGTCCATGATCAGCGCCTGCTCACTGGTCGGTGCCCACACCTTTACCGCCACGCTGGCCCAGACGGGACATCCTTTTGAGTTTGTTTATGGCATGCCCGGGGAAGCTCAAACGGTGCGGGATTTCAGCAACGCGGTTTACCGGGCCTATGCCTATTCACTTATCCGCAACGGCAGCGCCGGGCTGGTCGGTTATCATGCACCCGGGTTTATTGATATGCACGTTGATCCCGCGTCAATGAAGGCAAATCTCCATACCGAGTTATTCCACATCAGCATGCATGAGTTTATTGACAGCATTCACGCTGTCAGCGATGAAGCGGCCAAGGCCGATCTCAAAAAAATGAAACAGCTCGGGTTGCTGTGTGAGGATGATATCAGTGAAGCCGACCTGCTGCTGTCATCGAAGTATTACCTGTGCATGAAAGAAATGATGGATACTCTGCCGCTGAACGCGCTAAGCGTAAGGGATTGGCCTGAACTTTCTTCCACTCAATGGCCGTATCTGGCCATGGCCCGGCTCTCCTCCGAAGGCTATGCCGTCGCCTGCGAAGGCGATACCGACGGCGCTCTGAGCTGCCTGCTTGGATACGCTGTTGGCTGCGGAGCCTGCTATTTGTCCGACTGGCTTGAACATGACGAACACCATATTACGTTGTGGCATGGCGGTGCCGCGCCGTTTCAGATGTGTCAGGGGCTGGACAGCAAGGTTCCTCCGAAGATCGCCCGCCACTTCAACAATCGCAATCCAGCGGTGGTTGATGCCACGCTCAAATCCGGCATGCCGATCACGCTCTTCCGCCTGTGGCACCTGAACGGAAAGTATCTGTTCACAGCAATCGAAGGGGAAACCGTTGAACCGAAACGTCATCTTAAAGGAACCAACGGAACAGGCTGTTTTGACTCAGTCGATATCAACGATTATTTCATCCGAATGGTTAAAGCGGGATTCCCTCACCATCCGGTTATTGCCGAAGGGCACGTGAAGAAACATCTTTATGCTCTGATGGAAAATCTCGGCATCGAATGTAAGGACTGA
- a CDS encoding class II fructose-bisphosphate aldolase gives MKFVNAKAMVEAARDGGYAIPAFNANGATYDIARAALEAAQEMKSPLILQSYEPNMEYRGFNYFCIMAGHLMDELNITVPVALHVDHGHTFDSAAKAFQAGFTSFMFDASHDPLDENICKTKKVVELARILGCSVEAEVGYVKGNEPSREKRIGRIAVAEKPSITPAKTDLAEARRFMSEVDVDMLAVSVGTTHGVYQKQTEIDFELLKKLRSALDVPLVQHGTCGISMEDVSKLVQYGMNKVNFGEAFRFNYIKYFNELTDSMEHLWHAWRIMREVKDLLKKDMKEIIRAVGSEGKA, from the coding sequence ATGAAATTTGTTAATGCGAAAGCAATGGTCGAAGCCGCAAGAGATGGCGGGTATGCGATCCCGGCATTCAATGCCAACGGAGCAACGTATGATATCGCCCGGGCGGCACTGGAAGCGGCGCAGGAGATGAAATCCCCCCTGATTCTTCAGTCCTACGAACCGAATATGGAGTATCGTGGATTCAATTATTTTTGCATCATGGCCGGCCATCTAATGGACGAACTGAACATCACCGTTCCGGTCGCGTTGCACGTCGACCATGGGCACACGTTCGACAGCGCAGCGAAGGCGTTTCAGGCCGGATTCACTTCGTTTATGTTCGATGCTTCACATGATCCGCTGGACGAAAATATCTGCAAAACCAAGAAAGTGGTCGAGCTGGCCCGGATTCTGGGATGCTCCGTTGAGGCGGAAGTCGGATATGTCAAAGGCAACGAGCCGTCCAGGGAAAAACGCATCGGCCGGATCGCGGTTGCTGAAAAGCCGTCGATAACACCTGCCAAAACCGATCTGGCGGAAGCCAGGCGGTTTATGAGCGAAGTGGATGTGGATATGCTGGCGGTTTCTGTCGGTACGACACATGGAGTTTATCAGAAGCAGACCGAGATTGATTTTGAGCTGCTGAAGAAACTGCGCAGCGCGCTGGATGTTCCGCTGGTACAGCACGGAACCTGCGGCATTTCGATGGAGGATGTTTCCAAGCTGGTGCAATATGGCATGAACAAGGTGAACTTTGGCGAGGCCTTCCGATTTAACTATATCAAGTATTTCAATGAACTGACTGATTCCATGGAGCATCTGTGGCACGCCTGGCGGATTATGCGGGAAGTAAAAGATCTGCTGAAGAAAGACATGAAAGAAATCATCAGAGCCGTAGGCTCGGAAGGAAAGGCATAA
- a CDS encoding RpiB/LacA/LacB family sugar-phosphate isomerase produces the protein MKIIVGSAVKGLALKTAIKKHLESQGHEIIDVGCFNADKFIKYNSVGERVAKALQSGAAEIAISCCGSGTGASISVGKFKGVLACSCESVATARMIRVVNGANCLCMGESVVSEQLACEMADAFVGAKFQDATGISPDVLNFWKEARDEMVARGEPARNRELETL, from the coding sequence ATGAAAATAATTGTGGGATCGGCCGTAAAAGGTCTGGCGCTTAAAACAGCGATCAAAAAGCATCTTGAATCACAGGGGCATGAGATCATTGATGTCGGATGCTTCAATGCCGACAAATTCATCAAATATAATTCCGTCGGGGAGCGAGTCGCAAAAGCGTTGCAGTCCGGCGCAGCCGAAATCGCAATCAGTTGCTGCGGCAGTGGAACCGGGGCCAGTATAAGCGTCGGAAAATTCAAAGGAGTTCTGGCCTGCTCCTGCGAGTCGGTCGCTACGGCGAGAATGATCCGGGTGGTTAACGGTGCGAATTGTCTGTGCATGGGCGAATCCGTCGTCAGCGAACAGCTTGCGTGTGAAATGGCCGATGCGTTCGTTGGCGCAAAGTTTCAGGATGCGACCGGCATTTCGCCGGACGTGTTGAATTTTTGGAAGGAAGCTCGCGATGAAATGGTTGCTCGCGGAGAACCGGCTCGGAACAGGGAACTCGAAACACTTTAA
- a CDS encoding M24 family metallopeptidase — MRHLAGVLADCGYAAVVFSSEGAMRWLTGLKHQLGDIAPGAASPVQALVQVSSTDSFKITVVSKTFEMPRLKDEIPSVFKLFPGIEFNFSETVPPLTASTATADSKDYLAVMDRIVRPLPGGLEGSSFKKLEWLSGTAMQALGETAGQLREGMNGLMVRGLLLDNLAARGVDANLVLIALAGQELHLHPIASAQYRVRPEKWMKLVVGARYAEHIVSQSLMVKLGGSVSDREADVYRALQQAAVEYADLYRESVRESDIYAGMVERFKMIENDTGLSGFAQSATLHHPGGGTSPLGNRDRMIDPAGTRRLESWTQFAINPVDTLLGFKVELQGIVRPDGVAPLILDMSQLAPALSFRKVTSSNGTTALLPDLMVI; from the coding sequence TTGCGGCATCTGGCTGGTGTGCTGGCAGACTGCGGATACGCCGCCGTCGTTTTTTCCAGCGAGGGCGCCATGCGCTGGTTGACGGGGCTGAAACATCAATTGGGTGATATTGCGCCGGGTGCGGCTTCTCCGGTTCAGGCGCTGGTGCAGGTTTCCAGCACGGATTCGTTCAAGATAACGGTTGTTTCAAAGACGTTTGAAATGCCTCGACTGAAGGACGAAATTCCATCGGTCTTTAAACTTTTTCCAGGAATTGAATTCAATTTTTCAGAGACAGTTCCTCCGCTGACAGCATCGACCGCAACCGCCGATTCAAAAGATTATTTGGCCGTGATGGATCGGATTGTCCGCCCATTGCCGGGCGGGCTCGAAGGCAGCTCATTTAAAAAGCTGGAGTGGTTGTCGGGGACTGCGATGCAGGCGCTGGGAGAGACGGCCGGGCAACTCAGAGAGGGCATGAACGGACTGATGGTGCGCGGTCTGTTGCTGGATAATTTAGCCGCCCGGGGTGTGGATGCTAATCTGGTTCTGATTGCGCTGGCCGGGCAGGAACTCCATTTGCATCCGATCGCTTCAGCGCAGTATCGGGTTCGTCCTGAAAAATGGATGAAACTGGTGGTTGGTGCGCGGTATGCCGAACATATCGTGTCGCAATCTTTGATGGTGAAACTGGGCGGGTCGGTGTCGGATCGTGAGGCGGATGTTTATCGGGCTTTGCAACAGGCTGCGGTTGAGTATGCCGACCTTTACCGTGAGAGTGTGAGAGAGAGCGATATTTATGCGGGGATGGTCGAGCGTTTTAAAATGATAGAGAACGACACTGGCTTAAGTGGCTTCGCTCAGTCTGCCACGTTACATCATCCCGGAGGAGGAACCTCACCGCTAGGCAACCGGGATCGTATGATTGATCCCGCTGGCACCCGTCGACTTGAATCGTGGACTCAATTTGCCATTAATCCCGTCGATACACTATTGGGGTTTAAAGTTGAGTTACAAGGAATTGTTCGGCCTGACGGGGTTGCGCCATTGATTCTCGATATGAGTCAACTGGCGCCTGCTCTTTCGTTTCGGAAGGTGACATCAAGCAACGGAACCACGGCCTTATTGCCGGATTTGATGGTGATTTAA
- a CDS encoding sulfite exporter TauE/SafE family protein yields MSLITVILSGCVLGAAAVVQGSVGFGYALLATPLLVWLGIPLQQVIVMVAVGSLIQSFFGVRCLYASIPWRQAWIATGLRVVWLLAGLLILKKLITLDSRYIRFTVGAIICLLVGIQAVWKPKPVDKIHWGYTATAFSASGLLAGMVGMGGPPLVLWVMAHDWPPEKIRGFYFATFLTFIPIMIGMMFVLPGFGPLWMSVLTGLAFAPVIYCGGRIGLALGHRMSRKRLYCLTCVCLLATGISAMVSSL; encoded by the coding sequence ATGAGTCTTATAACCGTCATTTTGTCAGGATGTGTGCTGGGAGCTGCGGCCGTGGTGCAGGGCTCTGTCGGGTTCGGCTATGCGTTGTTAGCCACGCCTCTGCTGGTCTGGTTAGGCATTCCTCTTCAACAGGTCATCGTGATGGTTGCGGTTGGATCCCTCATTCAGTCTTTTTTCGGAGTACGCTGTCTTTATGCATCCATTCCCTGGAGGCAGGCCTGGATAGCCACGGGGTTGCGCGTTGTGTGGCTACTCGCCGGGCTGTTGATTTTGAAGAAGCTGATCACGCTCGATTCCCGGTACATTCGCTTCACAGTAGGCGCGATTATTTGCCTGCTGGTGGGTATTCAGGCTGTCTGGAAACCGAAGCCGGTTGATAAAATCCATTGGGGATATACGGCGACGGCTTTCTCGGCCAGCGGTTTGCTCGCCGGAATGGTCGGGATGGGTGGGCCGCCTTTGGTGCTTTGGGTGATGGCGCACGACTGGCCGCCTGAAAAAATCCGGGGATTTTACTTCGCAACGTTTCTGACATTCATTCCAATTATGATTGGAATGATGTTTGTACTGCCGGGGTTCGGTCCGCTGTGGATGTCGGTGTTGACCGGACTGGCTTTTGCGCCGGTGATTTACTGTGGAGGCCGGATCGGGTTGGCTCTTGGCCATCGCATGTCAAGAAAGCGGCTCTATTGTTTGACCTGTGTCTGTCTGCTGGCCACAGGAATCAGTGCGATGGTGTCTTCGTTATAA
- a CDS encoding transketolase family protein, with protein MSDLHKMEMRAVYAAVLNELMDKNPDVMCLEADLGKASGTNPAVIAAHPKNHVNAGVAEANMIGVGAGLAIEGKIPFCASFSCFASRRVYDQIYLSVAYANTNVKIVGTATGITQGPNGGTHMDFQDLATMRVMPNLHVYSPCDVYELRAMMYHMAASKQPVYMQLVRSQVKKVFDENYVFDPERAVVLRTGTDVTLVSTGYMTQFAVEVAEQLKAEGISVELLHYGSVKPFDEGTLIRSAKKTGAVVTVENQHIIGGLGGAVCEILSEVCPTKVKRLGIPDQFGEVATEQYLFDKHEFGPAHIAKACREMAKAKK; from the coding sequence ATGAGTGATTTGCATAAAATGGAAATGCGGGCGGTATATGCTGCGGTGTTGAACGAGCTGATGGATAAAAATCCTGATGTGATGTGTCTTGAGGCGGATTTAGGAAAAGCCTCCGGCACCAATCCGGCGGTTATTGCGGCTCATCCGAAAAATCATGTAAATGCCGGTGTCGCCGAAGCGAATATGATCGGTGTCGGAGCGGGTTTGGCAATTGAGGGGAAAATCCCTTTTTGTGCGAGCTTTTCCTGTTTCGCCTCACGCCGAGTTTACGACCAGATTTATCTCAGTGTGGCATATGCCAACACGAACGTAAAAATTGTCGGAACGGCCACGGGAATCACGCAGGGCCCCAACGGGGGAACACACATGGATTTTCAGGATTTAGCGACGATGCGAGTGATGCCGAACCTGCATGTGTACAGCCCCTGCGATGTCTATGAGTTGCGTGCGATGATGTATCATATGGCGGCTTCTAAGCAGCCGGTCTATATGCAGTTGGTTCGCTCGCAGGTTAAAAAAGTTTTTGATGAAAACTATGTCTTTGATCCGGAGCGTGCTGTGGTACTGCGCACAGGAACGGATGTCACACTGGTTTCGACCGGCTATATGACGCAGTTTGCTGTTGAAGTTGCTGAGCAGCTGAAAGCAGAAGGTATTTCGGTTGAATTGCTGCATTACGGTTCCGTAAAGCCCTTTGATGAAGGCACGTTGATTCGGTCTGCAAAAAAAACCGGTGCGGTTGTAACGGTTGAAAATCAGCATATTATCGGCGGCCTCGGCGGTGCGGTTTGTGAAATATTGAGCGAAGTTTGTCCGACAAAAGTTAAACGTCTTGGCATCCCTGACCAGTTCGGTGAGGTCGCTACAGAACAATATCTGTTTGATAAACACGAATTCGGCCCTGCACATATTGCTAAAGCCTGCAGGGAAATGGCCAAAGCAAAAAAATGA
- a CDS encoding transketolase, producing MAAEWRYIITDMICRAGSGHIGGALSLVEILHTLYYRVMRVDPSNPAAPGRDRLVLSKGHAAPVLYVALAYKGFFPAAWLGTLNADGTRLPSHADARSVPGIDATTGSLGQGLSVACGMAKAAKTNEQLHHVFCIIGDGESNEGQNWEAAMFAAHHRLDNLIAITDYNKFQIDGSTDEVLGLEPLADKWRAFGWEVFEMDGHDWDDIYSKLSKAKAVKGKPVMVIAHTIKAKGCPLVENTAGSHNIRVPDRASHDRYLESLAVQDVKLPY from the coding sequence ATGGCGGCGGAATGGCGTTATATAATTACTGATATGATCTGCCGAGCGGGATCGGGGCATATTGGCGGGGCGCTCAGCCTTGTAGAAATTCTGCATACTTTGTACTACCGGGTCATGCGTGTCGATCCTTCGAATCCGGCGGCTCCCGGTCGAGATCGGCTTGTATTGTCAAAGGGACATGCCGCGCCGGTGCTTTATGTCGCGCTTGCTTATAAAGGATTTTTTCCAGCGGCTTGGCTTGGCACGCTTAATGCCGACGGCACCAGACTGCCGAGTCATGCGGATGCCCGCAGCGTTCCCGGTATAGACGCAACAACCGGCTCTTTGGGGCAGGGACTTTCGGTTGCTTGCGGAATGGCGAAGGCAGCGAAGACGAATGAGCAGTTGCACCATGTGTTTTGCATAATTGGCGACGGCGAAAGTAACGAGGGCCAGAACTGGGAAGCAGCCATGTTCGCTGCACATCACCGGCTGGACAACCTGATCGCCATTACGGATTACAATAAATTTCAGATCGACGGCTCTACCGATGAAGTACTCGGTCTTGAACCGCTTGCAGACAAATGGCGAGCCTTTGGATGGGAAGTGTTTGAAATGGATGGGCATGATTGGGATGACATTTACAGCAAACTTTCCAAGGCCAAAGCCGTGAAAGGCAAACCTGTCATGGTAATTGCCCACACGATTAAAGCGAAGGGGTGTCCGCTGGTTGAAAACACTGCGGGGAGTCACAACATCAGGGTGCCCGATCGCGCTTCGCACGACCGCTATTTAGAATCCCTTGCGGTACAGGACGTCAAACTTCCTTATTAA